Proteins co-encoded in one Bacillus infantis NRRL B-14911 genomic window:
- a CDS encoding pectinesterase family protein has translation MIVAQDGTGQFLTIQEAIDSIPKGNSSRINIYIKDGVYKEKLDINKPSVSLIGTHRDLVKITFNDYANKLEDDSKKMGTFGSYSCIVTGDRFLAENITFENNAGKGSEVGQAVAMYVDADQTEFHNCAFLARQDTVFTAPLPPKPIEGSSFGGPRDGLEKRHCRSYFKHCCIEGDVDFIFGSATSVFEDCEIHSLDLNRTDVNGYITAASTPFDQEHGYVFINCTLLSKAAARTVYLGRPWRDYAKTVFINTWMGEHIKAEGWHNWDKPQAENTAFYAEYNSSGPGGCMDKRVSWAKFLTDEQVKEYKLENIFGSLKGWPKLGLPYSTAG, from the coding sequence ATGATTGTTGCACAAGACGGAACAGGTCAATTTTTAACGATTCAAGAAGCTATAGACAGTATTCCGAAAGGTAACAGCAGCCGGATAAATATTTATATAAAAGATGGTGTGTACAAGGAAAAGCTCGATATCAATAAGCCGTCAGTATCCCTGATCGGAACACACCGGGATCTGGTAAAAATCACTTTTAATGATTATGCGAATAAATTGGAAGATGACAGCAAAAAAATGGGTACATTCGGGTCTTATTCCTGCATTGTTACCGGTGATAGGTTTTTGGCTGAAAATATCACTTTCGAAAATAATGCAGGCAAAGGCAGTGAGGTTGGACAGGCGGTGGCCATGTATGTGGATGCTGATCAGACTGAGTTTCACAATTGTGCTTTTTTAGCCAGGCAGGATACTGTGTTTACTGCACCTCTTCCGCCAAAGCCGATTGAAGGCAGTTCGTTCGGCGGGCCGCGTGATGGATTGGAAAAACGACATTGCCGCAGCTATTTTAAGCACTGCTGCATAGAGGGCGATGTGGATTTCATTTTTGGTTCTGCAACTTCTGTTTTTGAAGATTGCGAAATTCATAGTTTAGATTTAAACCGAACAGATGTAAATGGCTATATCACAGCTGCATCCACCCCTTTTGACCAGGAACATGGCTATGTTTTTATCAATTGCACCTTATTAAGTAAGGCGGCAGCCCGTACGGTCTACTTGGGCAGGCCTTGGCGTGATTATGCCAAAACAGTCTTTATCAATACATGGATGGGTGAGCATATTAAAGCTGAAGGCTGGCATAATTGGGATAAACCCCAAGCGGAGAACACAGCGTTTTATGCTGAGTATAACAGCAGCGGCCCGGGCGGCTGTATGGACAAACGGGTAAGCTGGGCAAAATTTCTAACAGATGAGCAAGTTAAAGAGTATAAG